The genomic interval AAAAAATGTTGGATGAAGAGGTAGAGAATCAAATTGCCTATACGCTGGCGACATATATTTCTCTGGAAACTTAACCCCCCAAGGGACATATTCCTTTAAAATATATGCCTTGCCTTCAAAGAAAACTTTAAGCTGACCTTTATCCTTAATCATTTGATATAACTTATGAAAACCCCTATAGGTATTCTCTACATCAAGGGTCGTTAACACAACATTCCAAAAATCATAAAATCTATTTTTCAATGAAAAAATTATTGAGGGGGGGATAAATGTTGGCACCCCATGGGCTTCTCCATTTGTAAAGTTTCCAAACCTTCCCAAGGCCTGACCAAGCAAGAGAAAGGGTAAAACCATATCTCCAAAGGCAAATAAACTAATTTTCTTGTATTTACAATAAAAA from Deferribacterota bacterium carries:
- a CDS encoding prolipoprotein diacylglyceryl transferase, whose translation is FYCKYKKISLFAFGDMVLPFLLLGQALGRFGNFTNGEAHGVPTFIPPSIIFSLKNRFYDFWNVVLTTLDVENTYRGFHKLYQMIKDKGQLKVFFEGKAYILKEYVPWGVKFPEKYMSPAYRQFDSLPLHPTFFYEMILNFICAGILIYLWRDNKNIGKGTIVGLYLIFYAIIRGFVTFFRADDLMIGYFRAPHVASFIMLIIGFLILFTRRKNLQ